The following coding sequences lie in one Candidatus Annandia adelgestsuga genomic window:
- the dapD gene encoding 2,3,4,5-tetrahydropyridine-2,6-dicarboxylate N-succinyltransferase — protein MEILKKNINKAFLNHKNISYNKVIIDSVNEVINMLNEGKIRVAEKIKNLWISYEWIKKAILLYFLINKNKFIKGKESNYYDKIPLKFKNYQKNEFLRDNIRIVPPATARKGSFIASNVILMPSYINIGAYIDTGTMIDTWVTVGSCAQIGKNVHLSGGVGIGGVLEPLQSKPTIIEDNCFIGARSEIVEGVIIESGSVISMGVYIGQSTKIYDRQKDIIYYGKVPSGSVVVPGSLMSKNNKYSLYCAVIVKKVDQQTLKKTNINELLRNIN, from the coding sequence ATGGAAATTTTAAAAAAAAATATAAATAAAGCTTTTTTAAATCATAAAAATATTAGTTATAATAAAGTAATAATTGATAGTGTAAATGAAGTTATAAATATGCTTAATGAAGGTAAAATAAGAGTTGCAGAAAAAATAAAAAATTTATGGATATCATATGAATGGATTAAAAAAGCAATACTATTATATTTCTTAATTAATAAAAATAAATTTATTAAAGGTAAGGAAAGTAATTATTATGATAAAATACCTTTAAAATTTAAAAATTATCAAAAAAATGAATTCTTAAGAGATAATATAAGAATAGTTCCTCCAGCAACAGCTAGAAAAGGTTCATTTATAGCTTCAAATGTAATATTAATGCCTTCATATATAAATATTGGAGCTTATATAGATACTGGAACTATGATAGATACATGGGTTACTGTAGGATCTTGTGCTCAAATAGGTAAAAATGTACATTTATCTGGAGGAGTAGGAATAGGCGGTGTTTTAGAACCTTTACAATCTAAACCTACAATTATTGAAGATAATTGTTTTATAGGTGCACGTTCAGAAATAGTAGAAGGTGTAATTATAGAATCTGGTTCTGTTATTTCAATGGGGGTATATATTGGTCAAAGTACAAAAATTTATGATAGACAAAAAGATATTATATATTATGGAAAAGTTCCTTCTGGTTCAGTTGTAGTTCCAGGAAGTTTAATGAGTAAAAATAATAAATATAGTTTATATTGTGCTGTTATAGTAAAAAAAGTAGATCAACAAACTTTAAAAAAAACAAATATAAACGAATTATTAAGAAATATTAATTAA
- the asnS gene encoding asparagine--tRNA ligase, protein MKKISIKDIWNNKIKINSLITIKGWIKSKRNSKLGFSFLSVYDGSHINNIQIIAKKKISNYNDILNLTTGCSVEIKGKLILSIGKKQKYEINANTIKIIGWVYKKESYPISLKKHSNSFLRSVAHLRPRTNLISVISRIRHFLSYEIHSYLNDNGYYLINTPLITTLNTEGSGDLFYINTKKDNKNNFFQKKAFLTVSGQLHLETYACALSKVYTFGPTFRAENSNTRKHLSEFWMLELEKSFSNLKNINIISEKLIKHLFKKVIEKCDSDINFLSNNINCNIVKKLKKDINSEFIKINYSEAIEILYKKNKLFNRKIFWGSEIYKEHEIYLTNNYFNCPIIINNYPKKIKAFYMRLNDDNKTVAAMDILFPNVGEIIGGSQREERLNILDLKLKEMNFKKKDYWWYRDLRKYGTVPHSGFGLGFERLISYITGIKNIKDLIPFPRTPKSAYF, encoded by the coding sequence ATGAAAAAAATATCAATAAAAGATATATGGAATAATAAAATTAAAATAAATAGTTTAATTACAATAAAAGGTTGGATTAAATCAAAAAGAAATTCTAAATTAGGTTTTTCTTTTTTATCAGTATATGATGGTTCACATATTAATAATATTCAAATTATAGCAAAAAAAAAAATATCAAATTATAATGATATATTAAATTTAACTACCGGTTGCTCAGTAGAAATAAAAGGAAAACTAATTTTATCTATAGGTAAAAAACAAAAATATGAAATAAATGCCAATACTATAAAAATAATAGGTTGGGTTTATAAAAAAGAATCTTATCCTATATCTTTAAAAAAACATAGTAATAGTTTTTTAAGAAGTGTGGCCCATTTAAGACCAAGAACTAATTTAATTAGTGTTATTTCAAGAATACGTCATTTTTTATCATACGAAATTCATAGTTATTTAAATGATAATGGATATTATTTAATCAATACCCCATTAATAACAACTTTAAATACTGAAGGTTCTGGAGATTTATTTTATATTAATACTAAAAAAGATAATAAAAATAATTTTTTTCAAAAAAAAGCATTTTTAACTGTTTCAGGACAATTACATTTAGAAACATATGCTTGTGCTTTATCTAAAGTATATACATTTGGACCAACTTTTAGAGCTGAAAATTCTAATACTAGAAAACATTTATCTGAATTTTGGATGTTAGAATTAGAAAAATCTTTTTCTAATTTAAAAAATATTAATATTATATCAGAAAAATTAATAAAACATTTATTTAAAAAAGTAATAGAAAAATGTGACAGTGATATTAATTTTTTGTCAAACAATATTAATTGTAACATTGTCAAAAAATTAAAAAAAGATATTAATTCTGAATTTATTAAAATAAATTATAGTGAAGCTATAGAAATTTTATATAAAAAAAATAAATTATTTAATAGAAAAATATTTTGGGGTTCAGAAATTTATAAAGAACATGAAATTTATTTAACTAATAATTATTTTAATTGTCCAATTATTATAAATAATTATCCTAAAAAAATAAAAGCATTTTATATGAGATTAAATGATGATAATAAAACAGTTGCCGCTATGGATATATTGTTTCCTAATGTAGGAGAAATAATAGGTGGTTCACAAAGAGAAGAAAGATTAAATATATTAGATTTAAAATTAAAAGAAATGAATTTTAAAAAAAAAGATTATTGGTGGTATAGAGATTTAAGAAAATATGGTACTGTTCCTCACTCTGGTTTTGGTTTAGGTTTTGAAAGATTAATTTCTTATATAACTGGAATTAAAAATATAAAAGATTTAATACCTTTTCCTAGAACTCCAAAAAGTGCTTATTTTTAA
- the frr gene encoding ribosome recycling factor, whose protein sequence is MINQEIKNTNIKMKQSFKSFKKSFMKLQTGRASVNILDNIMVIYYDKLVPLKKISHITVENYYTLKISVFDQSSKNNIKKAIVQSNLGLNPIDDKNNILINIPQLTEERRKKFIKIAKLNAENSRISVRNQRKDKKIFIKKLIKNNKINKDEEHFLLKEIQNITNKYIKKIDNFLKKKEKELMKF, encoded by the coding sequence ATGATAAATCAAGAAATTAAAAATACTAATATTAAAATGAAACAAAGTTTTAAATCTTTTAAAAAAAGTTTTATGAAATTACAAACTGGAAGAGCTTCTGTTAATATTTTAGATAATATTATGGTTATTTATTATGATAAATTAGTTCCGTTAAAAAAAATAAGTCATATTACAGTAGAAAATTATTACACTTTAAAAATTAGTGTTTTTGATCAATCATCAAAAAATAATATAAAAAAAGCTATTGTACAATCTAATTTAGGATTAAATCCTATTGATGACAAAAATAATATACTTATAAATATACCACAATTGACAGAAGAAAGAAGAAAAAAATTTATTAAAATTGCTAAATTAAATGCAGAAAATTCACGTATATCTGTACGTAATCAAAGAAAAGATAAAAAAATATTTATTAAAAAATTGATTAAAAATAATAAAATTAATAAGGATGAAGAACATTTTTTATTAAAAGAAATACAAAATATTACTAATAAATATATAAAAAAAATTGATAATTTTTTAAAAAAAAAAGAAAAAGAATTAATGAAATTTTAA
- the dnaE gene encoding DNA polymerase III subunit alpha, which yields MNISDFVHLRVHSDFSLQDGLNKVDFLIRKAKKMNMKSIAITDFTNMYGVIKFYNKAHFYGIKPIIGVDFKIKWNIFGIKNSKITILAMNMIGYKNLIKITSLAYKNIHNINNNLEINFKYLVKYNQGIILLSGGCYGDIGQSLLTNNKKSLIFFLNFYKKYFNNNFYLEIMRTGRINEEFYINLVLNLSINKKLPLVATNEVCFLNKSDFYIHEVRVAIYNKYNLNNYYHKIYSEQQYMRSSQEMCSIFYDIPSAIQNSVEISKRCNVILNLNKNFLPKFHITKLSEKKILILKSKNGLEKKISNNLIFKKNKRKIFKKYKKRLLKELNIINKSKFSGYFLIVMEFIQWAKKNKIPVGPGRGSGAGSLVAYSLNITNLDPIKFNLLFERFLNLERISMPDFDIDFCMNKRDKVIKHVIKLYGKNKVAQIITFGTMTAKAVIRDVGRALGNSYRFVDRIAKLIPMNQGISLKKSFKKSKKLLEIYEYNDEARILINIAIKLEGVIKNVGKHAGGIVISPSKITNFVPLYCDHKSNNLITQFDKYDIEKIGLIKFDFLGLRTLTTINSTIKFINKKNKKYNNNIININNISLSDKKVFLKLQEINTTSIFQLESYGMRELIYKLKPDCFEDIIALISLFRPGPLQSGMVENFINRKHGKEIIYYPNIKWQHISLKKILKSTYGIILYQEQIMEIAKKIANYTLGDADILCRSMSKKNFYEMKKQKKFFELKAIKNGINKKLAINIFNLISKFAGYGFNKSHSTSYALLSYQTLWLKTYYPAEFMLSVMNSDIDNIEKIVKLIYECYNINLKIIPPNINYSVYKFSINKNGDIIYGMGAIKGIQKKLINNIILSRKKFGKFINLYDLCLKANIKKKHIKIIEKIIKSGSLDSFNIKREILINLLSNTIKSSEQYHYNKKIGQLQIFQKDNNIIKINKILKKNIKYFKYWNNSLKLENEKKTLGLYITDHPINKYNNILKKYINYNIKEILNIKYNKEKIMISGLITSVNFINTNKNVNICKCILDDCYSQLEVIFFSNIFKKYVNIISKNIIVIIKGLIQYDVFKNKNKLIAYNLIHINNLEKYKLFSINLYFMEYHINNIFIKKIYKLLNLYSNGYIKIIFFYKKNKKIKKLFCNNYIYVKYNLNFIKKINLLFGLNKIKLNSIYKK from the coding sequence ATGAATATATCGGATTTTGTTCATTTAAGAGTACATAGTGATTTTTCTTTGCAAGATGGATTAAATAAAGTTGATTTTTTAATACGAAAAGCAAAAAAAATGAATATGAAATCAATTGCAATTACAGATTTTACAAATATGTATGGAGTAATTAAATTTTATAATAAAGCACATTTTTATGGTATTAAACCTATTATAGGTGTAGATTTTAAAATAAAATGGAATATTTTTGGTATTAAGAATTCTAAAATAACAATATTAGCAATGAATATGATTGGATATAAAAATTTAATTAAAATTACTTCATTAGCTTATAAAAATATACATAATATAAATAATAATTTAGAAATAAATTTTAAATATTTAGTAAAATATAATCAAGGAATTATCTTATTATCTGGAGGATGTTATGGAGATATAGGACAAAGTTTATTAACAAATAATAAAAAATCATTAATTTTTTTTTTAAATTTTTATAAAAAATATTTTAATAATAATTTTTATTTAGAAATAATGAGGACTGGTCGTATTAATGAAGAATTTTATATAAATTTAGTATTAAATTTATCTATTAATAAAAAACTACCTTTAGTTGCAACCAATGAAGTTTGTTTTTTAAATAAATCAGATTTTTATATACATGAAGTTAGAGTAGCTATTTATAATAAATATAATTTAAATAATTATTATCATAAAATTTATAGTGAACAACAATATATGCGTAGTTCACAAGAAATGTGTTCAATATTTTATGATATACCTTCCGCTATACAAAATTCTGTAGAAATATCTAAACGTTGTAATGTTATATTAAATTTAAATAAAAATTTTTTACCTAAATTTCATATTACAAAATTAAGTGAAAAAAAAATATTAATTTTAAAATCTAAAAATGGATTAGAAAAAAAAATATCTAATAATTTAATTTTTAAAAAAAATAAAAGAAAAATTTTTAAAAAATATAAAAAAAGATTATTAAAAGAATTAAATATTATAAACAAATCTAAATTTTCTGGATATTTTTTAATTGTTATGGAATTTATTCAATGGGCTAAAAAGAATAAAATACCAGTTGGTCCTGGAAGAGGTTCTGGAGCTGGATCTTTGGTAGCTTATTCATTAAATATAACAAATTTAGATCCAATTAAATTTAATTTATTATTTGAAAGATTTTTAAATTTAGAAAGAATTTCCATGCCTGATTTTGATATTGATTTTTGTATGAACAAAAGAGATAAAGTAATAAAACATGTTATTAAATTATATGGAAAAAATAAAGTAGCTCAAATTATTACTTTTGGAACTATGACTGCTAAAGCAGTTATTAGAGATGTAGGTAGAGCTTTAGGTAATTCATATAGATTTGTTGATAGAATAGCAAAATTGATACCTATGAATCAAGGGATTAGTTTAAAAAAATCTTTTAAAAAATCAAAAAAATTATTAGAAATATATGAATATAATGATGAAGCAAGAATTTTAATAAATATAGCTATAAAATTAGAAGGTGTAATAAAAAATGTTGGTAAACATGCAGGAGGAATAGTAATATCTCCAAGTAAAATTACTAATTTTGTTCCATTATATTGTGATCATAAAAGTAATAATTTAATTACTCAATTTGATAAATATGATATAGAAAAAATAGGTTTAATAAAATTTGATTTTTTAGGATTACGTACATTAACAACTATAAATTCTACAATAAAATTTATTAATAAAAAAAATAAAAAATATAATAATAATATTATTAATATTAATAATATTTCTTTATCTGATAAAAAAGTATTTTTAAAATTACAAGAAATAAATACAACTTCTATTTTTCAATTAGAATCATATGGTATGAGAGAATTAATTTATAAATTAAAACCAGATTGTTTTGAAGATATTATAGCTTTAATATCTTTATTTAGACCTGGACCATTACAATCAGGAATGGTAGAAAATTTTATAAACAGAAAACATGGTAAAGAAATTATTTATTATCCTAATATAAAATGGCAACATATAAGTTTAAAAAAAATATTAAAATCTACTTATGGGATAATTTTATATCAAGAACAAATAATGGAAATTGCAAAAAAAATAGCTAATTATACTTTGGGTGACGCTGATATATTATGTAGATCTATGAGTAAAAAAAATTTTTATGAAATGAAAAAACAAAAAAAATTTTTTGAATTAAAAGCTATTAAAAATGGTATTAATAAAAAATTAGCCATTAATATATTTAATTTAATATCAAAATTTGCAGGTTATGGTTTTAATAAATCACATTCTACTTCATATGCGTTATTATCTTATCAAACGTTATGGTTAAAAACTTATTATCCTGCAGAGTTTATGTTGTCAGTTATGAATTCTGATATAGATAATATTGAAAAAATTGTTAAATTAATTTATGAATGTTATAATATTAATTTAAAAATTATTCCTCCTAATATAAATTATAGTGTTTATAAATTTAGTATTAATAAAAATGGTGATATTATATATGGTATGGGTGCTATTAAAGGAATACAAAAAAAATTAATTAATAATATTATTTTATCTAGAAAAAAATTTGGTAAATTTATAAATTTATATGATTTATGTTTAAAAGCAAATATAAAAAAAAAACATATTAAAATTATAGAAAAAATTATTAAATCTGGATCTTTGGATTCATTTAATATTAAACGTGAAATATTAATTAATTTATTATCTAATACGATTAAATCTTCAGAACAATATCACTATAATAAAAAAATTGGTCAATTACAAATTTTTCAAAAAGATAATAATATTATTAAAATAAATAAAATTTTAAAAAAAAATATTAAATATTTTAAATATTGGAATAATAGTTTAAAATTAGAAAATGAAAAAAAAACTTTAGGTTTGTATATTACTGATCATCCTATTAATAAATATAATAATATTTTAAAAAAATATATAAATTATAATATAAAAGAAATATTAAATATTAAATATAATAAAGAAAAAATTATGATTTCTGGATTAATAACTTCTGTTAATTTTATAAATACTAATAAAAATGTAAATATATGTAAATGTATTTTAGATGATTGTTATAGTCAATTAGAAGTAATATTTTTTTCAAATATATTTAAAAAATATGTTAATATTATATCTAAAAATATTATTGTAATTATTAAAGGTTTAATACAATATGATGTTTTTAAAAATAAAAATAAATTAATAGCATATAATTTAATACATATTAATAATTTAGAAAAATATAAATTATTTTCTATAAATTTATATTTTATGGAATATCATATTAACAATATTTTTATTAAAAAAATATACAAATTATTAAATTTATATTCAAATGGTTATATAAAAATTATTTTTTTTTATAAAAAAAATAAAAAAATTAAAAAATTATTTTGTAATAATTATATTTATGTTAAATATAATTTAAATTTTATTAAAAAAATAAATTTATTATTTGGATTAAATAAAATAAAATTAAATTCTATTTATAAAAAGTAA
- the tsf gene encoding translation elongation factor Ts, producing MNNNLNINLIKELRNKTNAKIIDCKKALIKSNGDIQKAIYIMRKEGLINIYKKLTNKTINGLILIKLKKKLGIMIEINCETDFVSKNNLFIKFCKKVINTIFEKNIYDINIIKKKFKKNVERLIYTFGENIRINRLGVLKDDYVDFYLHDKRIGVLVSSYNIPKLILKNIAMHIAASKPEYINIKDIPLNVINNEKKIQLEILNKSKKNKIFFEKIIKGRIKKFISNIVLLEQDFIFETSKKVKEILKDYNSVIKNFIRFELGDSI from the coding sequence ATGAATAATAATTTAAATATAAATTTAATAAAAGAATTAAGAAATAAAACTAATGCTAAAATAATAGATTGTAAAAAAGCTTTAATAAAATCTAATGGTGATATACAAAAAGCTATTTATATTATGAGAAAAGAAGGATTGATAAATATATATAAAAAATTAACTAATAAAACAATTAATGGACTTATTTTAATAAAATTAAAAAAAAAATTAGGAATAATGATTGAAATAAATTGTGAAACTGATTTTGTATCTAAAAATAATTTATTTATAAAATTTTGTAAAAAAGTAATTAATACTATTTTTGAAAAAAATATTTATGATATAAATATTATAAAAAAAAAATTTAAAAAAAATGTAGAAAGATTAATTTATACATTCGGGGAAAATATTAGAATTAATAGATTAGGTGTTTTAAAAGATGATTATGTAGATTTTTATTTACATGATAAAAGAATAGGTGTATTAGTTTCTTCATATAATATTCCAAAATTGATATTAAAAAATATAGCTATGCATATAGCAGCTAGTAAACCAGAATATATAAATATAAAAGATATACCATTAAATGTTATAAATAATGAAAAAAAAATACAATTAGAAATTTTAAATAAAAGTAAAAAAAATAAAATTTTTTTTGAAAAAATAATTAAAGGAAGAATTAAAAAATTTATTAGTAATATAGTTTTATTAGAACAAGATTTTATTTTTGAAACTTCTAAAAAAGTAAAAGAAATATTAAAAGATTATAATTCTGTAATTAAAAATTTTATTCGTTTTGAATTAGGTGATTCAATTTAA
- the map gene encoding type I methionyl aminopeptidase, which translates to MKITINNNEDINKMRIVCKKASQILEMIEYYIKPGITTEKIDYLCHNFIVNKTKSISACLGYQGFLKSICTSVNNVVCHGIPNNKKLKEGDIVNIDVTLYKNGFYGDTSKMFLIGNKYKKKIKKLCKETLKSLYISIKIIKPGIRLGLIGKTIQKYAEKKGFSVVRDYCGHGIGKNFHEDPIILHYEDYDNGIILKQGMIFTIEPMLNIGKFETYLDKDGWSVKTIDKKFSAQYEHTVLVTKNSYEILTLRKNENIDYIKI; encoded by the coding sequence ATGAAAATAACAATTAATAATAATGAAGATATAAATAAAATGAGAATAGTTTGTAAAAAAGCTTCTCAAATATTAGAAATGATTGAATATTATATTAAACCAGGAATTACAACAGAAAAAATAGATTATTTATGTCATAATTTTATTGTAAATAAAACAAAATCAATTTCAGCTTGTTTAGGATATCAAGGTTTTTTAAAATCAATATGTACATCTGTTAATAATGTAGTATGTCATGGTATTCCAAATAATAAAAAATTAAAAGAAGGAGATATAGTTAATATAGATGTTACTTTATATAAAAATGGTTTTTATGGAGATACATCTAAAATGTTTTTAATTGGTAATAAATATAAAAAAAAAATAAAAAAATTATGTAAAGAAACTCTTAAAAGTTTATATATATCTATTAAAATAATAAAACCTGGTATTAGATTAGGATTAATAGGAAAAACTATACAAAAATATGCAGAAAAAAAAGGTTTTTCTGTAGTTCGTGATTACTGTGGTCATGGAATAGGTAAAAATTTTCATGAAGATCCAATAATTTTACATTATGAAGATTATGATAATGGTATTATTTTAAAACAAGGAATGATTTTTACTATTGAACCAATGTTAAATATTGGAAAATTTGAAACTTATTTAGATAAAGATGGGTGGTCTGTAAAAACTATTGATAAAAAATTTTCAGCTCAATATGAACACACTGTTTTAGTTACAAAAAATAGTTATGAAATATTAACTTTAAGAAAAAATGAAAATATTGATTATATTAAAATATAA
- the tilS gene encoding tRNA lysidine(34) synthetase TilS has translation MLKFKFIKNIIYNYNKILIAYSGGLDSTFLLYNFIIFRKYFNINIRAIYINHKLNFNSNIWINHCKEQCYIWKVPLIIKTINIKKNNIENNARILRYKVIKKNLLINEILLTAHHMDDQCETFFLSLKRGSGSKGLSSIPFKKKFFNTVLIRPLLNYTKNKIKKISKNNFLTWINDSSNLNNKYDRNFLRNKILPLINKRWCYFLKNVNKSINLYSNQEKLLNKLSNNDFKKICLGKNMLNILYLKKINKIYTFYLLKKWIKKKTNYIPSYNIINSIYKEIINPNFNIKPKFIIKNYIIKKYSKNIFIINLLKI, from the coding sequence ATGTTAAAATTTAAATTTATAAAAAATATAATTTATAATTATAATAAAATATTAATTGCATATAGCGGTGGTTTAGATTCAACTTTTTTACTTTATAATTTTATTATTTTTCGTAAATATTTTAATATTAATATTAGAGCAATTTATATCAATCATAAATTAAATTTTAATTCTAATATTTGGATTAATCATTGTAAAGAACAATGTTATATTTGGAAAGTTCCTTTAATAATAAAAACAATAAATATAAAAAAAAATAATATTGAAAATAATGCACGTATATTAAGATATAAAGTTATAAAAAAAAATTTATTAATTAATGAAATATTGTTAACAGCTCATCATATGGATGATCAATGTGAAACTTTTTTTTTATCTTTAAAAAGAGGAAGCGGGTCAAAAGGATTATCATCAATTCCATTTAAAAAAAAATTTTTTAATACAGTATTAATAAGACCTTTATTAAATTATACAAAAAATAAAATTAAAAAAATATCTAAAAATAATTTTTTAACTTGGATAAATGATTCTAGTAATTTAAATAACAAATATGATAGAAATTTTTTGAGAAATAAAATATTGCCATTAATAAATAAAAGATGGTGTTATTTTTTAAAAAATGTTAACAAAAGTATTAATTTATATAGTAATCAAGAAAAATTATTAAATAAATTATCTAATAATGATTTTAAAAAAATATGTCTAGGAAAAAATATGTTAAATATTTTATATTTAAAAAAAATAAATAAAATATATACATTTTATTTATTAAAAAAATGGATTAAAAAAAAAACTAATTATATCCCTTCATATAATATAATTAATAGTATATATAAAGAAATAATTAATCCAAATTTTAATATTAAACCTAAATTTATTATTAAAAATTATATAATAAAAAAATATTCAAAAAATATTTTTATTATAAATTTATTAAAAATATAA
- the rpsB gene encoding 30S ribosomal protein S2, with the protein MIKVSIKDLLLAGVHFGHQKSYWNPNMKPYIFGTKNKIHIINLDITIKKINIALKEIYKLSTNKCKILFIGTKKSVKNIIKKTAIKCNQFFVNHRWLGGMLTNWCTVNKSIELLKKLEIQSNNGTFNKLTKKEALTRYKELNKLEKSIGGIKNMGRLPDAIFVIDALYERIAIKEAINLNIPIFAIVDTNSNPDGIDFVIPGNDDSIKSINLYLNLVSNTINCINY; encoded by the coding sequence ATGATAAAAGTTTCTATAAAAGATTTATTATTAGCTGGTGTTCATTTTGGACATCAAAAAAGTTATTGGAATCCTAATATGAAACCTTATATTTTTGGTACCAAAAATAAAATACATATTATAAATTTAGATATAACTATAAAAAAAATAAATATTGCTTTAAAAGAAATTTATAAATTATCAACTAATAAATGTAAAATATTATTTATAGGAACTAAAAAATCTGTAAAAAATATAATAAAAAAAACAGCAATAAAATGTAATCAGTTTTTTGTAAATCATCGTTGGTTAGGTGGTATGTTAACTAATTGGTGTACTGTTAATAAATCTATCGAGTTATTAAAAAAATTAGAAATACAATCTAATAATGGTACTTTTAATAAATTAACAAAAAAAGAAGCATTAACTAGATATAAAGAACTTAATAAATTAGAAAAAAGTATTGGTGGAATTAAAAATATGGGTAGATTACCAGATGCTATATTTGTAATAGATGCATTATATGAAAGAATAGCAATTAAAGAAGCTATAAATCTTAATATACCTATTTTTGCAATAGTGGATACAAATTCTAACCCTGATGGTATAGATTTTGTAATTCCAGGTAATGATGATTCTATAAAATCAATAAATTTATATTTAAATTTAGTTTCTAATACAATTAATTGTATAAATTATTAA